The proteins below are encoded in one region of Stieleria sp. JC731:
- a CDS encoding HEAT repeat domain-containing protein, whose protein sequence is MEGRQNENHAVASPQIDSPFQVIRRVTFLASLFVLLFATPVMADEEAEWIWANGSTPDQSIARGAQCFFRKPINLKVPADVRIEIAADDAYEVYVNGKAIGRSATSRVVNTYAATEHFEVGRNIVAVHVTNRSGDTAALVARIAVRPENSDRWYTFNSDASWKTSVQRQDLWETAAFNDRLWGSAASFGSLQETDGGQVATSQQPPAVSTPSAVPMPPKADIAAQQPKTNSAAVAEPAATATESIATENVATDSQSDQRERFQIQRGFGVQRILADDKVGSVLAMTFNEFGHLLVSKEGGPLLLIYDDDEDGIPETIRTYCDKVNSCQGILALNGQVFVTGSGPQGLALYKLSDADRNGSLEQVEAIVKFTDWAGRPVKAHEHGPHGLRLGPDGMIYVAVGSHVKAVGTKGDGETYRNGYEGDLLPRYEDPAGHARGVKAPGGTIIRTDVEGSIVERVAGGLRNPYDLVFHSGGGLFVHDADMEADIDTPWYRPNAVFNVTEGGEFGWRTGWAKWPEYYLDRLPTMLDTGRGSPTGGVCYEHYAFPVRFQNSLFLADWSEGRILNVRLTPRGASYVAESDVFLQGQPLNVTDLEVGPDGALYFCTGGRSTTGGIYRVVYKGDVPERMKNLGSGIAAAIRQPQIESAWTRQKIASIKRELGDQWNQLVAGVAYSDDNPPEYRVRAMLLMQLFGPVPSEALLLELSNSENDLVRAQAAIMLGREPGAEGKQRLMELLADKSLAVQRSACEAMLRGNVVPDDIEALMGIISSGDRTLAYLGCEVLQTVPVEKFKTEVLNTAETRAAIVGMLALVNVDRSEATALQVLERNSELMKGFLSDADFIDVLRLCQVTLHLSGVDTAKLRPLAAQVAEEFPAGEPRINHEVIRLATYLQAESLADRAINYLESEAPYESRTLVAMCLQSMSDGWKAKQRFALLKFFEKAANRSTSGALPLYMMDVTRDFASTLSMDDLHAILEQGHVWQNAALAAIYKVERPISPEVAQTLLQLDQKIRHNAEERDVQRRLRTGIVALLATSDEADSADYLRELWREEPQRRAVIAMALSVHPDGENWDYLVRSLALVDHEAGIEVVRALRKVEIATDDPMALRQLILLGLKAEADGRSFEDVERLLEHWTGMERPESDEKSMEPWQQWYQSSFPDRPPAVLPAADQSRWDFEELVSYLESDQGRSGDPANGKLAFTKAQCAQCHRFGNYGEAIGPDLSGIARRFTKREIIESILYPAHVVSDQYASRKLLTLDGKVHVGMVSEQTDGTIVVRDSNNAMALVEADNVDQILPSNTSIMPSGLIDNLTQREISDLMSYLGVVPAAEIAAKP, encoded by the coding sequence ATGGAAGGCCGACAAAACGAAAACCATGCGGTTGCCAGTCCGCAAATCGATTCGCCGTTTCAAGTGATTCGGCGTGTGACTTTCCTTGCGTCTCTATTCGTGTTGCTGTTCGCGACGCCCGTGATGGCGGACGAAGAGGCGGAGTGGATTTGGGCTAACGGATCCACACCGGACCAATCGATTGCCCGGGGCGCGCAGTGTTTTTTCCGTAAGCCGATCAACCTGAAGGTGCCTGCGGATGTGCGGATTGAAATCGCAGCCGACGACGCATACGAAGTCTATGTCAACGGAAAAGCGATCGGCCGGAGCGCGACTTCTCGTGTTGTGAATACATACGCCGCGACCGAACACTTTGAAGTCGGCCGAAATATTGTCGCCGTCCATGTAACCAACCGTAGCGGCGACACCGCGGCGTTGGTCGCGCGAATCGCGGTCCGACCAGAAAATAGCGACCGATGGTACACATTCAATTCCGATGCCTCCTGGAAAACGAGCGTCCAACGCCAGGACCTTTGGGAAACCGCGGCTTTCAACGATCGTCTATGGGGTTCGGCTGCATCATTCGGTTCTTTACAGGAAACCGATGGCGGACAAGTCGCGACTAGCCAACAGCCTCCAGCGGTTAGCACTCCAAGTGCTGTTCCGATGCCTCCCAAAGCGGACATCGCGGCTCAGCAACCCAAAACCAATTCCGCAGCAGTGGCTGAACCAGCGGCAACCGCGACGGAGAGCATCGCGACAGAAAATGTCGCGACGGATTCCCAATCTGACCAACGGGAACGTTTTCAAATTCAACGCGGTTTCGGCGTTCAGCGAATTTTGGCGGACGACAAAGTTGGGTCCGTCTTGGCAATGACCTTCAACGAATTCGGGCACCTGCTGGTTTCAAAAGAAGGTGGCCCATTGTTGTTGATCTACGATGACGACGAAGACGGAATTCCGGAAACGATTCGGACGTACTGCGACAAAGTCAATTCTTGTCAGGGAATCTTGGCTCTCAATGGACAAGTCTTTGTCACCGGTAGCGGCCCCCAGGGATTGGCGCTCTACAAGCTTTCGGACGCGGATCGCAACGGTTCGTTGGAACAGGTCGAAGCGATCGTCAAATTCACCGATTGGGCTGGACGACCTGTCAAAGCACACGAGCACGGTCCACACGGTCTGCGACTGGGACCCGATGGCATGATTTATGTCGCGGTCGGAAGCCATGTCAAAGCGGTCGGAACCAAAGGCGATGGTGAGACCTATCGCAACGGGTACGAAGGCGATTTGCTTCCACGATACGAAGACCCTGCCGGACATGCCCGAGGCGTGAAAGCTCCTGGCGGAACGATTATTCGTACCGATGTCGAAGGCAGCATTGTCGAGCGTGTCGCCGGCGGCTTGCGAAATCCCTATGACTTGGTCTTCCATAGTGGCGGTGGGCTCTTCGTTCACGACGCCGATATGGAAGCCGACATCGATACCCCATGGTACCGGCCAAATGCGGTTTTCAATGTCACCGAAGGTGGCGAATTCGGTTGGCGAACCGGATGGGCCAAATGGCCCGAATACTATCTGGACCGATTGCCAACGATGCTGGATACCGGCCGAGGAAGCCCGACGGGTGGCGTTTGCTATGAGCACTACGCATTCCCCGTTCGTTTCCAAAACAGCTTGTTCCTTGCTGATTGGAGCGAAGGCCGGATTCTGAACGTCCGCCTAACACCACGTGGCGCAAGTTATGTTGCTGAAAGCGATGTCTTTTTGCAAGGACAGCCTTTGAACGTCACCGACTTGGAAGTCGGACCTGATGGTGCACTCTATTTTTGCACCGGCGGTCGATCGACAACCGGAGGCATCTATCGTGTGGTTTACAAAGGTGATGTTCCCGAACGCATGAAAAACTTGGGCAGCGGTATCGCGGCCGCTATCCGCCAACCACAAATCGAATCGGCCTGGACACGTCAGAAAATCGCTTCGATCAAGCGAGAACTTGGCGACCAATGGAATCAACTCGTTGCGGGTGTGGCTTACAGCGATGACAACCCACCGGAATACCGTGTTCGAGCGATGTTGTTGATGCAGCTGTTCGGCCCGGTTCCGAGCGAAGCCTTGCTGCTGGAACTGAGCAACAGCGAAAACGACTTGGTGCGAGCACAAGCCGCGATCATGCTAGGACGTGAACCCGGTGCGGAAGGCAAGCAACGTCTGATGGAGCTGCTGGCTGACAAATCATTGGCCGTCCAACGTTCCGCATGCGAAGCAATGCTGCGTGGCAATGTAGTCCCCGACGATATCGAAGCATTGATGGGGATCATCAGTAGCGGCGACCGCACGTTGGCGTACCTCGGCTGCGAAGTCTTGCAAACGGTTCCGGTTGAAAAATTCAAAACAGAAGTGCTTAACACCGCCGAAACTCGCGCGGCCATCGTCGGCATGCTTGCACTTGTCAACGTTGACCGAAGCGAAGCGACTGCCCTGCAGGTGCTTGAGCGAAATAGCGAGTTGATGAAAGGTTTCCTTAGCGACGCTGATTTCATCGACGTGCTGCGACTTTGCCAAGTCACGTTGCACTTGAGCGGTGTCGATACCGCAAAACTGCGACCCTTGGCGGCTCAAGTTGCAGAGGAGTTCCCTGCCGGTGAGCCACGGATCAACCATGAAGTCATCCGTTTGGCAACTTACTTGCAAGCGGAATCACTCGCCGACCGAGCGATCAACTACTTGGAATCAGAGGCTCCTTACGAAAGTCGTACCCTGGTAGCGATGTGCTTACAATCGATGAGCGACGGCTGGAAAGCCAAGCAAAGATTCGCGCTGTTGAAGTTCTTTGAGAAAGCAGCGAATCGATCGACGTCCGGCGCATTGCCGTTGTACATGATGGATGTGACTCGCGATTTCGCATCAACACTGTCGATGGACGACTTGCACGCGATCTTGGAACAGGGGCATGTTTGGCAGAATGCTGCACTTGCCGCAATCTACAAGGTGGAGCGTCCGATTAGCCCTGAAGTCGCACAGACGCTTTTGCAGTTGGATCAAAAAATTCGTCACAACGCCGAAGAACGCGACGTTCAGCGACGGCTGCGAACCGGCATTGTTGCATTGCTGGCGACTAGCGATGAAGCCGATTCGGCTGACTACTTGCGTGAGTTGTGGCGTGAAGAACCACAACGCCGTGCAGTGATCGCCATGGCACTGTCAGTTCATCCCGATGGTGAAAACTGGGACTACCTCGTTCGCAGTTTGGCGCTCGTCGATCATGAAGCCGGCATCGAAGTTGTACGTGCATTGCGAAAAGTCGAAATCGCGACCGACGACCCGATGGCACTTCGTCAGCTAATCCTGTTGGGACTAAAGGCAGAGGCCGACGGTCGCTCGTTCGAAGACGTGGAACGCTTGCTGGAGCACTGGACCGGGATGGAGCGTCCAGAGAGTGACGAGAAATCGATGGAGCCCTGGCAGCAGTGGTACCAATCGTCCTTTCCGGATCGTCCTCCAGCGGTTCTGCCTGCTGCAGATCAATCACGTTGGGACTTCGAAGAACTCGTTTCGTACTTGGAAAGTGACCAAGGACGCAGCGGTGACCCTGCCAATGGCAAACTCGCCTTTACCAAAGCCCAGTGTGCTCAATGTCACCGCTTTGGTAACTATGGAGAAGCGATCGGGCCCGACCTTTCGGGGATCGCGAGACGATTCACCAAACGCGAAATCATCGAATCGATCCTTTATCCGGCTCATGTGGTCAGCGACCAATACGCAAGTCGTAAGCTGCTGACGCTTGACGGAAAGGTTCATGTCGGCATGGTCAGCGAACAAACCGACGGCACGATCGTTGTGCGTGACTCGAACAACGCGATGGCATTGGTCGAAGCCGACAATGTTGATCAGATTTTGCCAAGCAACACCAGTATCATGCCGAGCGGATTGATCGACAATTTAACCCAGCGAGAGATCAGCGATTTGATGTCTTATCTAGGTGTGGTGCCCGCCGCCGAAATCGCGGCAAAACCCTAG